A single Struthio camelus isolate bStrCam1 chromosome 8, bStrCam1.hap1, whole genome shotgun sequence DNA region contains:
- the GNG12 gene encoding guanine nucleotide-binding protein G(I)/G(S)/G(O) subunit gamma-12 produces the protein MSGKTANTTNNIAQARRTVQQLRIEASIERIKVSKASADLMLYCEEHAKKDPLLMGIPASENPFKDKKTCIIL, from the exons ATGTCTGGCAAAACGGCTAACACCACAAATAACATAGCGCAGGCCCGAAGGACTGTCCAGCAGTTGAGAATAGAGGCCTCGATAGAAAGAATAAAG GTGTCAAAAGCATCGGCAGACCTGATGCTCTATTGTGAAGAACATGCCAAGAAAGATCCTTTGCTAATGGGCATACCTGCTTCTGAAAACCCTTTCAAGGATAAGAAAACCTGCATTATATTATAG